The Cicer arietinum cultivar CDC Frontier isolate Library 1 chromosome 1, Cicar.CDCFrontier_v2.0, whole genome shotgun sequence genome contains the following window.
tactttctCGTTTTGAattctctatttatttaaaaagaattatattacaaaaaaatattttataaataaaaaattgttatatataagaATTATGCAAAATGTTGCAATTCCTTTTATATAATTTAGCGTGCAAAGGTACATTGACGTGCTCGATTGTATTAGTAAAAATAAcagaaattattaattttgatatgattaattaaaaaagtaaagttATTTAATTGGTATGataaattatacataaattatttaaatgaaagtAATTAAAAAGCCACACAAAACTTAATATTCCttttatatatagtatatatttataaaaattaattaattagatggagaaggaaaatattatataaaaaaaatatagtttaaagtaaggacaaaataaaaaataaaaaatcacatcaaaacatagTATTTCTTGTATATATGTCATATGGCACATTAGAGACTAaataaaacagtttttaaatttgcaaatataaatccaaaaataataaaaataataaaaagtttacaaagactaaaataaataaaaatgccATAATTGCATgactaaatcatattttaatatattattattaatttcacatttactGCAAAGTATCGTAACCAATTAATCTATATTTATTGAGTGGGTGGAAAATGGAGTTAACCCATTAACCACTAGATTTTGGTCTAACTTAtctataaattttgttaaaactTATCTGATCATAAATGCATCATAGGTTAAATTGCGTGTACAATTAAGTTAAAAAGGGCTTAACCTATTAGGTAGGGGGTCCTAAAGCCGAAATCCTGCATCCTGTAATCCCAAAAGAAATTTCTACCATTGCTTTATTTGTTTTAACTCATACTAGTTTCCACTATAGAGGGGTTTTTGTAACAATGCTTGAGATGTTATTACATGGAAGATTTGTCTCCTTCTAAAAGAACTCCTCTTAACCTCTCGTTTAGTGCCAAAGCTACCATAAATTTTAcgaatgaattaaatatataaaaaaaaatagttaatatagATATTATTGCAGACAAAattctttataatttattgtagaaattgaaaaatgtcaaaacaagataaataaatttataatcaagtgatatttttttattttcatatttctattaactttttacaaataaacttatttaaaataactaaatatatattattaataattaactataaaaaaaatactaacttACTACAAAAATGAGATAGTCAAAACTATCATATATATACAGTATACACACATAATTTCTCTCTTCTCCCGTTATCCTCCCAAGACCAATATACATATAAGGCacttagataaaataatatgtcgcaagaaacaaatatttgagttgttacattataaaaaatttgaatcaaaataactTCATGAACACTTGGATAAATtgttacttatatttttataatataaagaaTGTTCTTATCAATAGATATGCAAGAAAAATTTGATAGGAAATGATGTTGTGTGATTagtgtataaaaaaataaaagattaagttAGAGAGAATcacacacaaatttattttggtATACACCCTTAACcttgaatttttctttttgatctACTcccttcttctcatcattctttagATTTTTCTTGTAAGAAGAGCTATCTCTTCATCTGCTTCTTCCTGTCCAACTTCCTCTATTTCCTCTTTTGATTGTGGTGACACACTTTCTTGAGAGACTTTTGAGGCAATTATTTTGTCTTTCTTTGTTGGTTTGTCTTCCATCAATAACACCTCATGTACTCGCAATGTTCCAATTGATTCCTCTAAATTGAGTACTTCGAGGTTTTTGGCTTGGTTTATGGCTATTATAattggtctccaaatgattggGAGGCATcttatgatttttcttactctatcTTGTACAAAGTATGCCTTGCCTAAGGATGGCATTTCATTTACAATAGTTATAAATCTAGAGTACATTTTATCGATAGTTTCTCCTTAAAACAACTCAAACTTTCTTGTTTCTTTCACATGACtcattccttcatggtgagtttGCAGCGTGTACCATACCTCTTTTGCAGTGTCGCATTCATCGACTCTCTCACTTTCTTCCCTACGTAAGGCCCATGATAGGAATAATTGAGATTTTGAGTTTAGAAGCACCTTAGATTTTTCTTCTAGTGTccaatttgtttctttcttttcagtaGATGTTGTATCATTCTGGTCGACCCTTTGCGTGAAATATCCTTTTGTAATGATGCGCCATATACTTGTCTCTTGTGATTTTAGAAATAACTGCATTTTTCCATAAATAGTAATCTGAGCCATCAAAGTAGGGTGGTCTATttgatgatcctccttcagctGTGTACTTAGCTTTTTACATTTTctttctagatcttttctctaacactgtTTAGGTGTTGATTATAGAGATCGTgctttgatgccaattgaagtagcaatttacaagaaaatatggtttgaattgtaaatttacctattttaaatttcttgagaaaattaactcaagattgatcttggttgtgaaaagcagaaaatgaaaaacgtttttggttttgaaaccagaaaacggagaatgttcttggttaattaaaaataacagttttaacttatctatttaacttaataattgaaagactgaaagtaaatagataagggaagacatataacacacaaaaatatcctggttcacccaatatGAGTTATGTTcagtcctcacaaatgtgagattttccactaagtgttcaaagcaagaatgttcttggttttcacacaAATTTTGccgatcaatcttgatcttgtTAGAACTTACTACCTTTCAACTTAGAAAGGATTTCCACATATCTACCTTTTCAATCTTTAGAAAGGATTTACACACTACCTTTCACACGCATAAAAGGATTTTCGCAAAAACTTCTCAAGCTATTTCAACACAATAGTCTTGGATTTACAAAGTGATGATTTAAAGGGTATGACAAAATCTGAATGTACTCAACTCTTATTTGAAAATGGATTATGATCTTGGAACTCAACAGTGATTAAAACTTAGAGCCAATTGAGAAATAAACTGAAAGATGTTTGACAATCTCAAAGAATTTCGAATATGATTTCAAATTAAGTATTGCTTGCTTTCTTGAGTTATGATCTTTCCTTCATCTTGAAGTCCTCTTTATAGACTTCAAGAGGGCTTATGATAGCTCATTTGTTCGTTGGGAGTTGTCCAACTGTCATATGGCTGTGAGTTGATAAGATCAATCATAAAGCAAAAATGTTCTTGGATTTTGGCAGCCTTGCTTtttgaaaatcaagaaaaagTTTCGTTCTTGCTTTGTGGTAACTTAGTTTTGACTTTAGCTTGACATATGTGTGAAGTGTTATTCATGCTTTGCAACATATGTACAGACTATTAAAAATTACACGATTGTTCTGTCCAAACTTGTCAATATTTATGCTTCTTGCTTGCTTTAACTTTGGAGAACATACTAAAACGAATCTGCAAGTTTTGAATCTGATTTGATTACTTTTTGAAATTCTGGAACttatggagaacgttctttgttttccTTTAGaaatgtcaagaacgttctttgtttttctGACTTGGTTTTGTTTCttatttattatgatatattttgattttctcGGTACCTATCTTGATTAACACACTCAAGCAAACATATCAAATACCAACATGcacataattataatcttaattatcattttgtttatcatcaaaatataaatttaggattttgtctcaacagaacGTTCTAAGTTGTTCATAGTAGTAGCATGAAAACTTACtaaagtgttgattgatttttgTAATTACATGTATTATGTATT
Protein-coding sequences here:
- the LOC101491927 gene encoding uncharacterized protein — translated: MAQITIYGKMQLFLKSQETSIWRIITKGYFTQRVDQNDTTSTEKKETNWTLEEKSKVLLNSKSQLFLSWALRREESERVDECDTAKEVWYTLQTHHEGMSHVKETRKFELF